A window from Leptospira meyeri encodes these proteins:
- a CDS encoding YopX family protein translates to MAFTIRFRVWDKQEKEFTQKGFSLTLDGKLLKFGQPISNEDNYIVNSFTGLKDKYDKDLFEEDIIEHTVAKGGNLTQHTGVIRYNNEHGAFYLENGPPLLQLFSIRKVGNPYENPVLYDLYLKSKS, encoded by the coding sequence ATGGCATTTACGATTCGGTTCCGCGTTTGGGACAAACAAGAAAAAGAATTCACCCAGAAAGGCTTTAGTTTAACCCTCGACGGAAAACTTCTGAAGTTTGGACAACCAATTTCGAATGAAGATAATTATATTGTAAATAGTTTCACAGGCCTCAAAGATAAATACGACAAAGATCTTTTTGAAGAAGACATCATTGAACACACGGTTGCCAAAGGTGGAAACCTAACCCAACATACTGGGGTGATTCGTTATAACAATGAACATGGGGCCTTTTATTTGGAAAATGGACCTCCCCTTCTACAACTCTTCTCTATCCGCAAGGTGGGAAATCCATACGAAAATCCTGTTCTATATGATTTGTATTTAAAAAGTAAATCTTGA
- a CDS encoding HNH endonuclease, which produces MEKFKLRAGHIRTLLHEQSFKCYVSGMELNYDNIEIEHIIPLTMGGEHSFENLCLVDRSLKELKRFKTKEEIIELCKLILANELQLSNH; this is translated from the coding sequence ATGGAAAAATTTAAACTCAGAGCTGGACATATAAGAACCTTACTACATGAACAAAGCTTTAAATGTTATGTTTCAGGAATGGAACTCAATTATGATAACATTGAAATAGAACACATTATTCCCCTAACTATGGGAGGTGAACATTCCTTTGAAAACTTGTGTCTCGTGGATCGGTCTCTAAAAGAATTGAAACGATTTAAGACTAAGGAAGAAATCATAGAACTATGTAAGTTAATTTTAGCCAATGAACTACAATTATCAAATCATTAA
- a CDS encoding methyltransferase domain-containing protein, translated as MRNQFFNHERKIIVGDTMTDECWDSLLPSPLQSLSPFQWTPISVIERTWKYLSSDGVTSVVDLGSGVGKFCIYLSLLFSDSIDIFGLEDREELLSVSEGLKKHWGVSRVQFQKANFLTHFPYGHSHYYCFNPLYETIKGSHSIDLKKNKSANQFLKDLQTFKEILFLLKPKSKLITFHGFGGSFLPGFRLVLNEEISGGEFQVWEKENT; from the coding sequence ATGAGAAACCAATTTTTCAATCACGAGAGGAAAATCATCGTAGGGGATACAATGACAGATGAGTGCTGGGATTCTTTACTTCCTTCACCATTACAGTCTCTCTCTCCATTCCAGTGGACTCCTATTTCTGTGATTGAAAGAACGTGGAAGTATCTTTCCTCCGACGGCGTAACATCGGTTGTGGATCTAGGTTCGGGAGTTGGAAAGTTCTGCATTTATCTTTCGCTTCTATTTTCCGATTCCATTGATATATTCGGATTAGAAGATAGAGAAGAACTTCTTTCGGTTTCAGAAGGTCTAAAAAAACATTGGGGAGTATCTAGGGTTCAATTTCAAAAGGCAAATTTTTTAACCCATTTTCCTTATGGACATTCGCATTATTATTGTTTTAATCCTTTATATGAAACCATTAAAGGGAGTCATTCGATTGATTTAAAAAAGAATAAATCGGCAAATCAATTCTTAAAAGACCTACAAACTTTTAAAGAAATTCTTTTTTTACTAAAACCAAAATCAAAACTTATCACCTTTCATGGATTTGGTGGTAGTTTTTTGCCAGGATTTCGATTGGTTTTAAATGAAGAGATTTCTGGTGGGGAGTTCCAAGTTTGGGAAAAGGAAAATACCTAA
- a CDS encoding alpha/beta hydrolase, translating into MKRTIKYTISGLIFIIILLFAISYYFSSLVLYPKVNCKIDHHVYCQGPKELGLEYEEVQFETSDKLNLVSYWIPAKQNKRSIIMVHGHGGQRNEGLRFAKSLHETGYNLLLLSLRRNHGGFASMGFHEQKDVEAALNFLKSKGFQKIGIFGFSMGSATSIIAMAEHPEIQAGIFSSGYGSAIDVLVESAKRDFGIPYYPLIPVVKLALNLRGNMDIDSVRPIDHIASISPRPIAIFHCTKDDYVDYHHAKDLFAKAGEPKSLWSPECNRHERLWNFSPKEAESRALGFFQKYLK; encoded by the coding sequence ATGAAACGAACCATTAAATACACTATTTCGGGATTGATTTTCATAATCATTTTACTCTTTGCCATTTCGTATTATTTCTCAAGTTTAGTTCTATATCCTAAGGTCAATTGTAAGATAGACCATCATGTATATTGCCAAGGCCCGAAAGAATTAGGTTTGGAATATGAAGAAGTTCAATTTGAAACCTCAGACAAATTGAACCTTGTTAGTTACTGGATACCCGCCAAACAAAACAAACGTTCCATTATCATGGTCCATGGGCACGGGGGACAAAGGAACGAAGGACTTCGATTTGCAAAAAGTCTACATGAAACTGGTTATAATTTACTTTTACTTAGTTTACGTCGTAATCATGGTGGATTTGCGTCCATGGGATTTCACGAACAAAAGGATGTAGAAGCAGCACTAAACTTTTTAAAATCGAAGGGTTTCCAAAAAATAGGAATCTTTGGATTCTCTATGGGTTCAGCGACAAGTATCATTGCAATGGCAGAACATCCAGAAATCCAAGCCGGTATTTTTAGCAGTGGGTATGGAAGTGCGATCGATGTCCTTGTGGAATCGGCAAAACGTGATTTTGGAATTCCTTATTACCCACTCATTCCAGTTGTTAAACTTGCGTTAAATCTACGTGGTAATATGGATATAGATTCGGTAAGGCCCATAGATCACATTGCATCCATTAGTCCTAGGCCCATTGCTATCTTTCATTGCACAAAGGATGATTACGTCGATTACCATCATGCCAAAGATTTGTTTGCAAAGGCAGGAGAGCCTAAATCTCTTTGGTCTCCAGAATGCAATCGGCACGAACGTCTTTGGAATTTTTCGCCAAAGGAAGCAGAATCGAGAGCCCTCGGATTTTTTCAGAAGTATTTGAAATAG
- a CDS encoding DUF1499 domain-containing protein: MESALTVFFICCMSVLSPLSGVDEGELRGCPPSPNCVSSQSMEYNFIHKVDPITYTTSRQVAYQRIAKYFHESENIWIKEEKEGEYIRVIFFTKVFRFPDRVEIYFPEDKQEAQVRSQSILGLWDIFANRRRVNQFRELLAKE; encoded by the coding sequence ATGGAATCTGCATTAACTGTTTTCTTTATTTGTTGTATGAGTGTTCTCAGTCCACTTTCCGGTGTTGACGAAGGGGAACTTCGAGGATGTCCTCCTTCACCTAACTGCGTTTCGAGTCAAAGTATGGAGTACAATTTTATTCATAAAGTAGATCCAATTACATATACTACATCCCGTCAGGTAGCCTATCAAAGAATTGCGAAGTATTTCCATGAATCAGAAAATATTTGGATTAAAGAAGAGAAGGAAGGGGAATACATTCGTGTAATTTTTTTTACAAAGGTTTTTCGATTTCCTGATCGAGTGGAAATATATTTTCCAGAAGATAAACAAGAAGCCCAAGTTCGCTCACAATCCATTTTGGGTCTTTGGGATATTTTTGCCAACCGAAGGAGAGTGAATCAGTTCCGAGAGTTACTTGCAAAAGAATAA
- the pepN gene encoding aminopeptidase N, whose protein sequence is MTPSSSLVHKLEDYKPSPWLTPEVDLRFELDLNQTVVRADYQVVLASESIQPIFLNGESIEFLSLRIDGAIVDPGDYQVSSSGILIPNPPKPSFRLTIENRISPAGNTSLEGLYKSGSMLCTQNEPEGFRKIVYSIDRPDNMMRFRVTISGEVSLFPVMLSNGNLLDERVMGGKREVLWEDPFPKPSYLFALVAGELVETKDFFTTRSGRKITLKIFVEKGNEEKVSFAFDSLKKAMRWDEDTFGLEYDLDLFMIVAVEDFNMGAMENKGLNLFNAKLVLADKKSATDESFEAILAVIAHEYFHNWTGNRVTLRNWFNLTLKEGLTVFRDQWFTEDMTDPAVKRIKDVLFLKEFQFPEDQGPMSHPILPKSYKEMNNFYTVTVYEKGAEVIRLVSELIGRDKFKKGLQHYLSKYDGQGVTFEEFISSMEEVTGGPIPYLRNWYHRSGTPLLSVKEHYAKDSNEWILDITDTGSGEYPLVFSNSLAVFDRKGTILKEEKRLMSGAHDQIRFSALDENGTKPIISLFRSLSSPIRLDYNQTEEEKQILAKVETDGVSRFFAFQNLIFDWFRKSLESGLEEKFSIILETIADSFERNWDKTYHSFYLSFPGLTQISENIGCYEFQKIQKLRIFAIQTISTTFSNQFQTIFEENRKTIPVQSKEEIGKRRLKNICLYYLLYHPSKRFERLAVAEQREAKHMSEEVSAMKFLLEVDSIEKDKSVQLFFEKWKHDNLVLDVWFAAQVGTGENRLGIAKQLENHPQFNIRNPNKVRSLYFSLARNPLTFHKEDGSGYSFIAERIKTLNEINPQMAAALTKLYSPVSKQKGELPEIAKRELETLSSLPNLSKELGEIVGTILTSL, encoded by the coding sequence ATGACTCCATCCTCCTCTCTCGTCCATAAATTAGAAGATTATAAACCAAGCCCTTGGCTCACTCCCGAAGTTGATCTTCGATTTGAACTGGATCTGAACCAGACAGTTGTCAGAGCCGATTATCAGGTAGTCCTAGCATCGGAATCGATTCAGCCAATATTTTTAAATGGTGAGTCTATAGAATTTTTATCTCTCCGGATTGATGGAGCCATTGTTGATCCGGGTGATTATCAAGTTTCATCGTCTGGAATTTTAATTCCAAACCCACCTAAACCATCCTTTCGTCTGACAATAGAGAACCGGATTTCTCCTGCAGGGAATACATCTTTAGAAGGATTGTACAAATCGGGATCTATGTTGTGCACGCAAAATGAACCTGAAGGTTTTCGTAAAATTGTTTATTCCATCGATCGACCAGATAATATGATGCGTTTTCGTGTTACCATTTCTGGCGAAGTTTCGCTTTTTCCAGTCATGTTATCGAATGGGAATTTGTTAGACGAAAGAGTCATGGGAGGAAAACGAGAAGTCCTCTGGGAAGATCCTTTTCCAAAACCATCTTATTTATTTGCCCTCGTTGCCGGGGAACTAGTGGAAACCAAAGATTTTTTTACCACTCGTTCAGGGCGAAAAATTACTCTAAAGATCTTTGTGGAAAAAGGAAATGAGGAAAAGGTAAGTTTTGCATTTGATTCATTAAAAAAAGCAATGCGATGGGATGAGGACACCTTCGGTTTAGAGTATGACTTGGATTTGTTTATGATTGTCGCTGTAGAAGATTTTAATATGGGGGCAATGGAAAACAAAGGTCTTAATTTATTTAACGCCAAACTCGTGCTTGCTGATAAAAAATCGGCAACTGATGAAAGTTTTGAAGCCATTCTTGCTGTGATTGCCCATGAATACTTTCATAACTGGACGGGAAACCGTGTAACGCTCAGAAATTGGTTTAATCTAACCTTAAAGGAAGGACTTACTGTTTTTCGAGACCAATGGTTTACGGAAGATATGACAGACCCTGCAGTGAAACGGATTAAAGATGTTCTGTTTTTAAAAGAATTTCAGTTTCCGGAAGACCAGGGTCCCATGTCACACCCCATTCTTCCCAAATCTTATAAAGAAATGAATAATTTTTATACTGTTACTGTATATGAAAAAGGAGCGGAAGTCATTCGGTTGGTTTCGGAACTGATAGGGAGAGATAAATTCAAAAAAGGTTTACAACACTATCTGTCAAAATATGACGGACAAGGTGTTACCTTTGAAGAGTTTATTTCCTCTATGGAAGAGGTAACAGGCGGGCCCATTCCTTATTTACGAAATTGGTACCACCGCAGTGGTACTCCTTTACTTTCTGTTAAAGAACATTATGCTAAGGATTCCAATGAATGGATCTTAGATATTACCGATACAGGTTCCGGAGAATATCCGTTAGTTTTTTCAAATTCACTTGCAGTTTTTGATAGAAAAGGAACGATCCTAAAAGAGGAAAAGAGGCTGATGAGTGGTGCACATGACCAAATCCGTTTTTCTGCCTTAGATGAAAATGGAACGAAGCCCATTATCTCTTTATTTCGATCTTTATCTAGTCCAATTCGTTTGGATTACAATCAAACAGAGGAAGAAAAACAAATTTTGGCAAAGGTTGAAACCGATGGGGTCTCTCGTTTTTTTGCGTTTCAAAATTTGATCTTTGATTGGTTTCGAAAGTCTTTAGAATCTGGTTTGGAAGAAAAATTTTCCATTATTTTGGAAACCATTGCGGATTCTTTTGAAAGGAATTGGGATAAAACATATCATAGTTTTTATCTATCTTTTCCTGGCCTAACACAGATTAGTGAAAATATAGGTTGTTACGAATTCCAAAAAATCCAAAAATTAAGAATTTTTGCAATTCAAACCATATCAACGACTTTTTCAAATCAGTTCCAGACCATTTTTGAAGAAAATCGGAAAACCATTCCTGTCCAATCAAAGGAAGAAATTGGTAAAAGGAGATTAAAGAATATTTGTTTGTATTACCTTCTTTACCATCCTTCTAAAAGATTTGAACGTTTAGCTGTGGCGGAACAAAGAGAAGCAAAACATATGAGCGAAGAAGTTTCGGCTATGAAATTTCTTTTAGAAGTTGATTCAATTGAAAAAGATAAGTCAGTTCAATTGTTCTTTGAAAAATGGAAACACGATAATTTGGTTTTGGATGTTTGGTTTGCTGCCCAGGTAGGAACGGGTGAAAATCGTTTAGGAATAGCAAAACAGTTAGAAAATCATCCGCAGTTTAACATTCGTAATCCGAATAAAGTTCGTTCTTTGTATTTTAGTTTAGCAAGGAATCCTTTGACTTTTCATAAAGAAGATGGAAGTGGGTATTCTTTTATCGCGGAACGAATCAAAACTTTAAATGAAATTAACCCTCAGATGGCTGCGGCCCTTACCAAATTATATTCACCAGTTTCTAAACAAAAGGGAGAACTTCCTGAAATTGCCAAAAGGGAATTAGAGACCCTATCATCTCTCCCCAATCTTTCTAAGGAATTGGGAGAGATAGTCGGAACCATACTCACATCTCTTTAA
- a CDS encoding AMP-dependent synthetase/ligase — MKNFTTLNDVFYYANRAYGSKEMFFGKDVGKNFISRTFSDIFHKAENLALSLLQMGIQPGDRIGLMADNRTEWAIADIATLLNGAINVPRGSDSTPQEIEYILSHSESKYCFVEHEKLYDSLKPILSNTKVEKVIILDPGFRSKDTLAVSMETLINEGETLRKNLPSLELRSKQVKPDDLFTIIYTSGTTGMPKGVMLTHQNMVYNVVKVPPRVGLKSSDRTLSILPVWHIFERAIDYAIIAEGASIAYTNIRDLRDDFQKIKPSFMASAPRLWENLYQGIKQKLEKAPENKRKLFDFAYDICKKFKDGQDYLAGNKLQTKEESPFERAKNTAVSLGYVLNLFLLSKVLDGLVFSKIRDVLGGHLTGTISGGGALPAHVDEFFNVIGIPVYEGYGMTECAPIISVRSVGNVVQGSVGKWPEGTIVKVVNDQGESVPKGKMGIIHIKGPQVMKGYYKNEEATSKAIQDGWMNTGDLGFISFNDTLSVRGRVKDTIVLLGGENVEPVPIENLLLENALINQVIVVGQDQKSLTALIWPDKERMKEAGLNPKEGEDLNQNKEIRLYYQNIVKKQISSENGFKSFEKLTDFRFLPKAMEVGDELTNLFKMKRNVIHDKYKDLIKSMYV, encoded by the coding sequence ATGAAAAATTTTACGACGCTGAATGATGTTTTTTATTATGCCAATAGAGCTTATGGCTCCAAAGAAATGTTCTTTGGAAAGGATGTGGGAAAAAACTTTATCAGTCGTACATTTTCGGATATCTTTCATAAGGCAGAAAACCTTGCCCTTTCGCTTTTACAGATGGGTATCCAACCGGGTGATCGGATTGGACTTATGGCTGACAACAGAACCGAATGGGCGATTGCAGATATCGCCACTCTGTTAAACGGAGCCATCAATGTTCCAAGAGGCTCAGATTCCACTCCACAAGAAATTGAATACATCCTTAGCCACTCTGAAAGTAAGTATTGTTTTGTTGAACATGAAAAGTTATACGATTCTTTAAAACCAATTCTTTCCAATACAAAAGTAGAAAAGGTAATTATTTTAGACCCTGGATTTCGTTCCAAGGACACACTTGCTGTTTCGATGGAAACGCTCATTAATGAAGGTGAAACTTTGAGGAAAAATTTACCCTCCTTGGAACTTCGTTCGAAACAAGTAAAACCAGACGATCTTTTTACCATCATCTATACCTCTGGAACAACCGGCATGCCCAAAGGGGTTATGCTCACTCACCAAAATATGGTGTACAATGTGGTCAAAGTTCCACCAAGAGTCGGGCTCAAAAGTTCCGATAGAACACTTTCCATTCTCCCCGTTTGGCATATCTTTGAACGAGCCATCGACTATGCAATCATTGCGGAAGGGGCATCCATCGCTTATACAAATATCCGTGACTTACGAGATGATTTTCAAAAGATAAAACCAAGTTTTATGGCTTCTGCTCCAAGGTTATGGGAAAATTTATATCAAGGCATCAAACAAAAGTTAGAAAAAGCACCAGAAAACAAACGTAAACTTTTTGATTTTGCTTATGATATTTGTAAAAAATTCAAAGATGGGCAAGACTACCTAGCTGGGAACAAACTACAAACGAAAGAAGAATCTCCTTTTGAGAGAGCGAAAAACACAGCTGTTTCCCTTGGTTATGTTTTAAATTTATTTTTACTTTCCAAAGTATTGGATGGACTTGTGTTTTCTAAAATACGAGACGTTTTAGGAGGCCACCTAACAGGAACAATTTCCGGTGGTGGAGCACTACCCGCTCATGTTGATGAATTTTTTAATGTCATCGGAATTCCAGTATATGAAGGATACGGAATGACCGAATGTGCTCCGATCATTTCGGTTCGGTCTGTGGGGAATGTTGTCCAAGGTTCTGTTGGAAAATGGCCTGAAGGAACGATTGTTAAAGTAGTGAATGACCAAGGAGAATCTGTCCCCAAAGGAAAAATGGGGATCATTCATATCAAAGGCCCACAAGTAATGAAAGGATATTATAAAAACGAGGAAGCCACATCCAAGGCCATCCAAGACGGGTGGATGAACACAGGAGATCTAGGTTTTATTTCTTTTAATGATACCTTGTCTGTCAGAGGTCGAGTGAAAGACACCATTGTTCTATTAGGTGGAGAAAACGTCGAGCCAGTTCCAATCGAAAATTTATTATTAGAAAATGCCCTCATCAACCAAGTGATTGTGGTTGGCCAGGACCAAAAATCACTTACAGCACTCATTTGGCCCGACAAAGAACGTATGAAAGAAGCTGGTCTAAACCCAAAAGAAGGTGAAGACTTAAACCAAAATAAAGAGATTCGTCTTTATTACCAAAATATCGTGAAAAAACAAATCTCTTCGGAAAATGGATTCAAATCTTTTGAAAAACTCACAGACTTCCGTTTTTTACCAAAGGCCATGGAAGTAGGTGATGAATTGACAAACCTTTTCAAAATGAAACGGAATGTCATCCATGATAAATACAAAGACCTGATCAAATCGATGTATGTTTAA
- a CDS encoding EAL domain-containing response regulator: MNEKPYILCIDDEFFILWNLKEQLKKVFGSNFTIETAESAETAKEIMKEIEGSSADLAVVICDHVMPGQKGDEFLIEMQETHPRTKKIMLTGQAPAQAIGNALNHGCLYRYLSKPWDAHDLELTIKQAIDAYFQEKSLEEKNKELADTLYFHRDSKYPNFESLVQQLKTERSPANEHSMILIKIVSFPNIIKTFGIEVYRKLFRKLLQLLSVHLQNEEKVFHIYSDEIAVLSNLSEQALVEKIRSFRLLLKSDDLILDGVGFHLDCRYSSASGREDCYYKAKLALFRAETQSSSDFVSYTEDLSTDHHLQNFQRSQKIQTAITNKQIIPYFQGIIDNQTKQIRKFECLARIKDRDAILTPDVFLKLAKVTGSIRMIGLQMIDESMNYFSDKPFDFSINLTESELEYKSFSKWVEARLSHYRIDPNRVTFEILEDVSFSENRNSLSTIRDLKTIGCQIAIDDFGVQYSNLARLLEFDPDYLKIDGQFIRNLPENKTAYLLVQGIVELARGIGAKVVAEFVDRPAIQDMIETLGIEYSQGYLFMKPSPTIPTEANLQL; the protein is encoded by the coding sequence TTGAACGAAAAACCCTATATCTTATGCATTGATGATGAATTCTTCATCCTTTGGAATCTAAAGGAACAATTGAAAAAAGTCTTTGGATCTAATTTCACCATTGAAACTGCGGAAAGTGCGGAAACGGCAAAGGAAATAATGAAAGAAATTGAGGGAAGTTCCGCAGACCTAGCTGTCGTCATCTGCGACCACGTGATGCCTGGCCAAAAAGGAGACGAATTTCTCATCGAGATGCAGGAAACTCATCCACGAACCAAAAAAATTATGCTCACAGGCCAAGCTCCTGCACAGGCCATTGGAAACGCACTCAACCACGGTTGTCTCTACCGGTACCTTTCCAAACCTTGGGATGCACATGACTTAGAACTCACCATCAAACAGGCCATTGATGCTTATTTCCAAGAAAAATCCCTTGAAGAAAAAAACAAAGAACTCGCCGATACCCTTTACTTTCATAGAGATTCAAAATATCCTAATTTCGAATCTTTAGTCCAACAGTTAAAAACAGAAAGGTCTCCGGCAAACGAACATTCGATGATACTGATAAAAATTGTCAGTTTTCCGAACATCATCAAAACCTTTGGAATTGAAGTTTACAGAAAATTATTTAGAAAATTGTTACAACTGCTTTCGGTTCACTTACAGAATGAAGAAAAGGTTTTTCATATCTATTCAGATGAAATCGCAGTACTCTCTAATTTATCCGAACAAGCGTTAGTAGAAAAGATTAGAAGTTTTCGCCTTTTATTGAAATCAGACGATTTGATTTTAGATGGCGTTGGGTTTCACTTAGACTGCCGGTATTCTTCTGCTTCAGGCAGGGAGGATTGTTATTACAAAGCAAAATTAGCATTGTTTCGTGCAGAAACACAAAGTTCGTCTGATTTTGTTTCATACACAGAAGATCTTTCCACAGACCATCATTTGCAAAACTTCCAACGCAGTCAAAAAATTCAAACAGCTATTACGAACAAACAGATCATACCCTACTTTCAAGGTATTATTGATAACCAAACAAAACAAATTCGAAAATTTGAATGTTTGGCTCGGATCAAAGATAGGGATGCCATTCTCACTCCCGATGTATTCTTAAAATTAGCAAAAGTGACCGGAAGCATTCGTATGATTGGCTTACAAATGATTGATGAATCAATGAACTACTTTTCTGACAAACCCTTCGATTTTTCCATCAACCTCACAGAATCAGAATTAGAATATAAAAGTTTTAGCAAATGGGTAGAAGCAAGACTTTCCCACTATCGAATTGATCCCAACCGAGTCACTTTTGAAATTTTGGAAGATGTAAGTTTTTCTGAAAATAGGAATAGTCTCTCTACCATCCGAGACTTAAAAACCATTGGTTGCCAAATTGCCATCGATGATTTCGGAGTCCAATATTCAAACTTGGCGCGTTTATTGGAATTTGACCCTGATTATTTAAAGATTGATGGTCAGTTCATTCGAAATTTACCAGAAAATAAAACTGCTTACTTACTTGTACAAGGGATCGTGGAACTGGCAAGAGGAATTGGTGCAAAAGTTGTGGCTGAGTTTGTAGATCGTCCCGCCATCCAAGATATGATTGAAACTTTAGGGATTGAGTATTCCCAAGGATATTTATTTATGAAACCATCCCCTACCATCCCTACCGAAGCCAACTTACAGTTATGA
- a CDS encoding APC family permease — translation MDQKSLDQDSAQLAALGLKSEFERSMSFWENFSLGFTYLSPVVGVYSVFALAIQAGGPPMIWNYLLVGFGQFLVCLVFGEIVSQYPISGGIYPWSLRLVGERWAWMSAWVYAWALFTTVAAVAVGGAPFLSQLIGIEFGNSGFIWIAIAMIIISTVLNLSGTRLLAQVAFFGFLCELIGAVAVGGYLLFFAKVNSISILWNTFSFGEGMNYFPAFLASSVAAMFCYYGFEACGDVAEETPNAGSAIPKSMRMTIYIGGGAATFVCLALLLALPNVEKAISGEDPDPVTTTLMGAMGQTGYRMVIAVVMVSFLSCLLSLQAAASRLLFSFARDGMIFGSKHLNHLSKSGKVPVNALIVTGLIPIVIASIGHWLQDAVTTIISFASAGIYVAFQMVVVAALYARSKGWKPSGSFRLGKLGFFINSLALFYGITAVANMIWPRTPEEPWYINYGMIFTSLVVICSGILYLFIAKPHLQRKTS, via the coding sequence ATGGACCAAAAATCTCTGGATCAGGATTCAGCACAACTAGCAGCACTCGGACTCAAATCTGAATTTGAACGCAGTATGAGTTTTTGGGAAAACTTTTCTCTTGGTTTTACTTACCTTTCTCCCGTTGTGGGAGTGTATTCCGTATTTGCCCTAGCCATCCAAGCAGGGGGACCTCCCATGATTTGGAACTACCTCCTTGTTGGTTTTGGCCAATTTTTAGTTTGTTTGGTATTTGGTGAAATTGTCTCACAATACCCAATCTCTGGAGGGATCTATCCGTGGTCTCTTCGTTTGGTGGGAGAACGATGGGCTTGGATGTCAGCATGGGTCTATGCTTGGGCTCTCTTCACTACTGTCGCAGCTGTTGCCGTAGGAGGTGCTCCATTTCTAAGTCAACTCATCGGGATCGAGTTTGGTAATTCTGGTTTTATTTGGATTGCAATCGCAATGATCATCATCTCTACCGTTCTCAATTTAAGTGGGACCAGACTTCTTGCTCAGGTTGCTTTTTTTGGTTTTTTATGTGAACTAATCGGAGCTGTTGCTGTTGGTGGTTACCTTTTATTTTTTGCAAAAGTAAATTCAATATCCATTCTCTGGAATACTTTTTCCTTTGGGGAAGGAATGAATTATTTTCCTGCCTTTCTTGCATCTTCAGTAGCTGCGATGTTTTGTTATTATGGATTTGAAGCTTGCGGTGATGTTGCGGAAGAAACACCAAATGCCGGTTCTGCGATACCAAAATCAATGCGTATGACCATTTACATTGGCGGTGGGGCCGCCACTTTTGTTTGTTTGGCGCTCCTCCTTGCCCTCCCCAATGTAGAAAAAGCAATCTCAGGCGAAGACCCTGATCCTGTCACAACGACCCTTATGGGTGCGATGGGACAAACAGGATACCGAATGGTAATTGCAGTGGTCATGGTTTCCTTTTTATCTTGTCTTCTCAGTTTACAGGCAGCAGCCAGTAGACTTTTATTTTCCTTTGCACGCGATGGGATGATCTTTGGAAGCAAACACCTAAACCATCTTTCAAAATCTGGAAAAGTTCCAGTGAATGCTCTGATCGTTACGGGCCTCATTCCTATTGTTATCGCAAGTATAGGGCACTGGTTACAAGATGCTGTCACAACGATCATTAGTTTTGCATCTGCGGGAATCTATGTTGCCTTTCAGATGGTAGTTGTTGCAGCTTTGTATGCTAGATCCAAAGGATGGAAACCATCGGGATCGTTTCGTTTAGGGAAACTTGGATTTTTCATCAACTCCTTGGCATTATTCTACGGAATCACAGCAGTTGCGAATATGATTTGGCCGAGAACACCTGAAGAACCCTGGTACATCAATTATGGAATGATTTTTACATCCTTAGTTGTGATTTGTTCCGGAATTCTTTATCTCTTTATTGCCAAACCTCATTTACAAAGAAAAACTTCTTAA
- a CDS encoding RNA recognition motif domain-containing protein, translating into MISKKIYVGNLKFTLKEENIRQIFSVYGVIQDLKMIHDRETGNFRGFAFITYANPEEAEEAVTQMNGQPVDGRNLKVTFAEDKRKEKQN; encoded by the coding sequence ATGATTTCTAAGAAAATTTATGTGGGAAATTTAAAATTTACCCTTAAGGAAGAAAATATACGCCAGATATTCTCCGTTTACGGAGTGATTCAAGATCTGAAAATGATTCATGACAGGGAAACTGGAAATTTTAGAGGGTTTGCTTTCATCACTTATGCCAATCCAGAAGAAGCAGAAGAAGCCGTCACCCAAATGAACGGCCAGCCTGTCGATGGAAGGAACCTGAAAGTGACTTTTGCCGAGGATAAAAGAAAAGAAAAACAGAACTAA